Genomic window (Nicotiana sylvestris chromosome 7, ASM39365v2, whole genome shotgun sequence):
TAAAATCGAAGAAGAGTTCTTCCTTAAAAATAAAATGACTTAAAAGAGGGGAGCCGAAGGAATTTCAAATTAGAGGAATTTGCTCAAGTTGCTAAAGCATAGGTTGGGTTTATTCCTGGAAATACTTAGCTAGTGTTACACCATTTATAAAGAAGGTTCCAACTTAACAATATTGAAAACAAATATGACTACAAGCTTTCGTGAGTGTCACCTTAACAAATTGATTTTGTTTGGAAGAATATAAGTATAGTGATTTACTTAGAAAAATAGATAAGCTAGTGGCAAATGGGAGAAAtttattactgattttaaacctcTTATTCCAACTGCCATACCATGTGAGGTAATGCAAGTAATAGACAAAAACCTAGATGATTAAATTCCAAAATTGTGATAAACACCAAACATGCATGTAAATCAACAATCATAAAAGATTAGCTACAAtagataataaaagaaaagatgCCATAGCCAACACCAAGCGTTTCGCTTGTTTTTCTTTTAGATGGTGCAATTTAAGGAGGATGGTATGGTATGTGATGATTCCATGCTCGGGAATGGGAGAGTCTTGCATTAAGACTCCATATTTTGCTCAAATTACATAtgcaaaagaaataaacaagccAAGAATTAGGAAGAGAAAAATCTAATTTTAGTGCTAAAGAGCAGAGGTTAATAATAAGTAGAATCACTTCAAGTAATATTGATGTTCAAATTATTTAAATAAGTTATTAGCACACTCATAGCTTATTATCTCATATTACTACCGTCATTCATGCTATCATGAAACTAATATTACCTATatataatagataataaaatgaatGGGCAACTATGTGActcaaattattttaaagtaACCCCTTTAATTCTTAAGTTAAGCAACAATGTCAATACTTATAAAAGGATTACAATCATAGACCAATATTTCACAATAACATGTGTTTCCGTTAGCTAAAGTCTATATCACTGTGAGAAATTCTAAATCATATGGACATGGCTTCTAATTAACCAATTTAAACAGTAAGATTAAGCTAATATCCATAAAGTCCCAAATGGTAATATAAACACTTATTTCACAAAAGAAATACTCTACGAAAGCAAACACTATCCGGATCATATAGGATGAATTATTAAAGTAAATATAACTCATACTTACTAGAAGACAACCATGAAGAGGGCAACTAATGCACTAATATATTCATATGACCATCGACACTTTATTTTACTTAATTTAgagataatttaaaaaaaatagtcttGCATGATTTCATACATGAACAAATTTACAATGGAAAATAAACTGGAGACAAGATTtttaaaacaaacaaacaaacatttCAGATCTTAAAATTAGGGTTCTTCTACTTTGAGCGGGGATTTGAAATTGTCAGACGGATTTATTAAATTATCGTTGAAACCTTAGGATGGATTCAATATCCGCGTGATTCTTTATTGATATGCTTCAGGTTATACCTGAAATAGTGGACGTAAGGAAAAGGattgaaaaggaaaaggaggTAAGGATTGAAAAGGATGGAAAGGGGAGGGGACGTTTATTTTTTTGgcgaaagaaaatatttttttgactttttgtgaAAAAGTGGAGAAAGCGTGAGTTTGGTGTGTGTTGTTTTACTGTTGGCACTGACATGGTAGTTACGTGGAGCTTATGTGGAGATGACATGGCACATAGTAGAGTAAGTCGGCTGGTGGAAGCAGGCCTGCGATTTGAGCTATTTATGGGGTTGGGCTAACTGATTTGAGAATATAATATTTGGGCTTTTAGTTTCCTTTCTTCTTGGGTATTTCTTGGGCTTCTACTTCTTATTAGAATCTCTTAATTAATCACGTTATTTAAATATTCCTTATCCGTGTTTATTTAGGAAGATATGGGACTTAATTGGGAGCCGCACAAAATTCCTAGTCCGTAGTCCTACTCCTACTGTCCTACATAAGTCATAAATTGGAGTATTGACTTTAATTactattaaaaaattaaatatgacCAATATTCTAAGTTGGATAATACATTCCTATTCATAATTAGGCAGAatcaaataaaaatttcaagTTGGTTTAGAAAATCAAACTAATTAGGAGGTTTCCTGTTCCAATTTAGACAAATTCCTTTTCCAAATCATGCCGAAACAAAAACAATGCTATTTTGGCTAGAACTGCACCTATTTTTTTCTGGTGCAACTTAAAGAGTATGAGGGAGTACCACAAAATGCGAATGAAACAACTTCATTTTGGTGGTTCCAAGAAAGAGGTAACTAGTCATCAGATATGTATAAGAGAAAAATGTATCGAAAATTAACGGAATATCAGATTATAAGTTAATGATCATCACACTTATATGGTGTAATAGGTTTACAGTAACAATAACAATATACCCAGTGTAATCACATATAGTGGGATCTATGTTAATATACCCAGTGTAATCACATATAGTGGGATCTAGGGAGGGTAGCCTGATGCAGatagaggttgtttccaatagacctcGATATGGGCTAATGGGATTAGAGCTGCAAAAGCAAGAAAACTTCACAAGAACCAACTACTCAGGTTCATAGGCTCTACTTTCATCAAGCTTGTAAACTTGCAATTGACTCCAAAATATTTATTGATAGCTTCAATGGAAATAAAGAAGCTCATATTCTGCCCTAGCCCGACAAAGGTAATAATCAAGTCATAATCCAAGAAAGAAATTCTAACACACATAAACTATGGTAATTGGCATGTTCCCTTACATTAACAAAAGATGGCAGGACAAGAAAACCTGCTAAATCCAGTAGAGGTTACTACTCCATAACTGCAACTCCTCCAGCAGCTTTGATCTTTTCTATTATTTCATTAGCCTCCTCTTTTGTTACTCCTTGCTTAAGTATAGCAGGCACTTTTTCGACCAGGTCCTTGGCTTCCTTCAAACCTAGACTAGTGAAGGATCGAACCTCTTTGATCACCTTGATTTTTGCAGCTGCATCAAATTTCTCCAACTTGACATCAAATGCCGTCTTCTCTGCCTTCTTCTCCTCAGCCTTTGCCGGTCCACCCCCTGCTCCTCCCATTGCACCCAAATCCATGCCTTCCACTGAAATTTGTTTCAAATTAGGATGCCTTAGTATCTCCCTGAGCGTAGGACCAATCTGTCTACGCTCTTCGGGGGGTAGGGCAGCAATACGTTCAGCAAGCTGAACTATCTTGTCTGATGGTGGGGCCCTAGGGCCATATGGTTCATAGACAGCAGGATATTTATATCTCTTGGGCTTGGCATTGGGATCTCTGGGAACAAAATCAGGTTGAAACGAACGAGACTGCAGAGGCCCTATAATTTCGcgaagagatgtacaagcatggATGGATCTTAACCGTGCAATGAGCTTCATGCTTAAGATGTCACTCTGCAAGCAATGAATTGCAGATGATGCTAGCTTGATCACAATTTCATATGCGTGTTGTGCTAATGTAGAAGAACTGTCTGTTTTCAGACAATTTGAAGTGCAACCACTTGGTTAAGCTTGTATTTTACACCCTTAccttgaaaagaaaaataaacattcAGCTAATCTAATAGAAGCTGGGCTTGAATTTCGGACAAGAATCGATGGCGCCTGTATGTGTGTGAGTGAGTGTAGAAGAAGATGAAGAGGGGATTTAGAGTGGAGAGTAGCAAGAATTCTTGGGTCTGCTCATCTGTCcagaaaaagatgaagagctctccattttcctttgttCTTGTGCGCCGCTTGGGTGTGATGAAAGACAGTCTCTGCTTATTCCTCTAGGTCTAGGATAGAAAAGGATTTTGAAGAAGGGGAAGGGATCCGGTTATGGGCTAGGCGGCTCGGGTTAGGCGGGTCAAGTAAGGTTTTGGATCAGATCATGGGCTAGGTGAGAATTAGCCCAATTTCATAAGACAAGCATTTTTTCCAattccttcttttattttttaattttttcttttcttttaattaaaattctattaattaaaaatcctaaattaagtcCTAAATCAATATaattatctatttatactaattataaaaattacttgatcaaaagaaaaaaaaaatcaatgatctaaaaattaaaaggtgtaaatgtaaaatgagctattttgtgattttcatttttagtaaagcaaataattaactaattaatcataaaaatgtgaaaacaaatcctaaatgcaatgcatgatattttggtattttttttatgatttaaatagAACTTAAACATgcaaaaaaatgcaaacaattaaataaaaatcctacaaaatcctataaaatggcaaatatttGGAAAAagtctattttctttgattttatgggattctgtaggagtaattcatatagggcaaaaatcacgtgctcacagctgcccctctttgctcggaacacgaagagttttctgGCAAAGATAAATGAACAATTACGagagatttttgcccgtttgggaaactccatgagaagcattttttggAAAACTCTGACCcaaccttgcttcagaggttatctacatatccttggctataaaggaatcaggtcagtgtagttctggaagttttggtagctggtgtcacacctcctttttcactacacccccggggaagggtatataagggagtttttccaattaaaggataatcgaaacgggattcatttattattaaaaattcagagtcgccacttgggataatttatggtgtcccaagtcaccggttcaatcctgaatcgaggaaaagattgactctgtttatagtccgcaaacacagaaatccgggtaaggaattctgttaatccgggagaaggtgttagacattcccgagttccgtggttttagcacggtcaatCAACTGTTATAATTtgcatattatctgattttagtacatgtttaaacctatgtgcaaattttaacttaaaccgtttttattcattttttaaagaaaattgcaacgttattaaaacacgtttcgaaccacgtcacataaatgcacccgtgattttgacatattttaacatcgttaagatttggatttgggtcacataaatgcgcacccgaaattaagaatgtaatattattaaactaacgcgcctaaagcaattgcGAATTTACAACTTTGCCAgtgccatggaaaattcgctaaatcgCGCGCcttgatttctaaaaaataaacaaGTTAATTAAACGAGGGTCGTGTATTTAAGACTTTTGTTTATCACGGCACACCTCGAATTTCTATACAAAATGTGTGCCAAAAAACCAATAACGAGCATCACCAAGCGAAACAGAGTTGAGTCACTGAAACTTGATacacgaacttcaaacaagaataATAGGGAATTGTggcaaaaaaaaaatttcttatgCTAAAAATAATCCAGTACCTAAATACTATGCTAAATGAAAACAAGGAAGATAAATTTCTTATCACCTCAATTTAATATACATCCAATGATGAGTTCAAAACAGTAGCACCTAAAGTTAATTTAAAAATCAAACTTTGATTCATAAGCTTCAACCATATGATAACAAACTTAAATATACTCCAAAAGAACAATCGACACATGCTTACATTTGTTTAAGCtaaagcaaaagcaaaagcaaaagcaaaagggTACTATTATTTTAGTCGCTTTTAATATTTCGGgaaaaattcaaag
Coding sequences:
- the LOC104238977 gene encoding uncharacterized protein, which produces MKLIARLRSIHACTSLREIIGPLQSRSFQPDFVPRDPNAKPKRYKYPAVYEPYGPRAPPSDKIVQLAERIAALPPEERRQIGPTLREILRHPNLKQISVEGMDLGAMGGAGGGPAKAEEKKAEKTAFDVKLEKFDAAAKIKVIKEVRSFTSLGLKEAKDLVEKVPAILKQGVTKEEANEIIEKIKAAGGVAVME